TGGGTTATCCATTATAACACTGCAACACAGAGGAGTTGCCCTCTTCTTTTATCAAGTATTTAATATAATTAAAAACAAGGTTTTTTTAAAACAAAAAACAACCTGGCTTTATTTACTGTCATTAACACTAGTTATAACACTTGTAGTAATAAAAATACCGCCCAATATCTTATGGGATTCTTTGATAGTATTTCCAAGCCAAAATTATTTAGCAGTTAATAAAATATCAAAAATAACTTGGTTAATATTTTTAATAATCTTTATCTCTTTGTTTTTTATTATTAAAAAAAGAAAATGGGGTGAAAAAACAAATGAACTTTTTTTTCTTCAATTAATCCTTTCTGTATCCATACTCTCGAGACCAGATATTTCACATATAATGCAAATAGCTTGGCCTTCTTTTATAATAATTGGCTTAATTGTTAATAATATTATTTTTAAGAATAATTTTATAAAAAGAATTTTTTACTTCTTACTATACTATTTTTGTTTTTGTTTAATTATTTTTTATTATATCAAGCTCGGCTTATCTTTTGATCGTCCTGATTTAAAAAAAGAGGTGGACAGGTTTTGTCCGGAAGAAATAATTTATGCCGGACCGTTTATGCCAGGTCTTTATTTTGAATTAAAAAAGAAAAACCCCACGCCTTATGGAATACTGGTTACTAATCACCAAACAGAAGAACAAATAAAAGAAGCTGCTGAAAAAATAGAACAAAATCCTCCGCTATGTGCTATTATTAACTACCAGATGGTTAATAAATTTAAACACAATATAAATAATCCGGTTGATATATTTATTTTAAATAATTATGAAACAATTAAAACTCTAAACAACCACCTTTTTATAATGAGAAAGTATAACCAAGACTAGGTGGATTATTTATTAATTTTCTGCTATAATAACAGTATAAAAATTAACTGTTTTATTAATTCTATGCCCATAAGACCCCAGTCTCCCCAATATTGGAGAAACGCTAAGTATAAACCCAAAAACCCAAAAAACACCGCAGATATAAGGGGTGGTAGCTATTCTTCCAAGAAGAATAAAGAAAAAAAAGAAAAAGGTGGTTTTATAAAAAACATTATGGGTTTTGTTTTCTCTAAAAAAGCTTTTTCTTTACTTTTTTTCTTAATACTAGCTCTTTTCTTAACTGGAACAATAACCATTCTTTGGCTTTCTAAGGGCCTACCAAATCCAAACCGCTTAATGGAAAGAGAGGTGGCTGAAAGTACCCAGATTTTTGATCGTACAGGTCAAACAGTTTTATACGAAATACATGGTGATGAAAAAAGAACAATGGTTGTCTTAGAAAATATACCAAAACACGTTAGAGACGCCACTATTGCTATTGAAGATAAGAATTTTTATAAACACCGAGGTATAAGCTTGTGGGCTATTTTCCGAACAGCTATTACTAATGTTTTAACTGGTAAAAAAGCTGGGGGCTCAACCCTTACACAACAATTTGTTAAAAATGCGGTTTTAACTAGTGAAAAATCATATATTCGTAAAGCTAAAGAAATAATCATGGCCTATAGGCTTGAAAAAAAGTTCTCTAAAGATGAAATACTTCAGCTTTATTTTAATGAAATACCCTATGGTTCAAACGCTTATGGTATAGAAGCGGCTAGTCAAAAATACTTCGGTAAAAATGTTACAAACCTATCTTTAGCTGAAGGAGCTATTTTAGCGGCTATCGTGCAAACACCCACCAGGTATTCTCCTTATGGGCCAAATAAAGATTTATTATTATCAAGACAACATTATGTTCTTGATATTATGGAAGAACAAGGAATGATTTCTAAAGAAGAAAGAGATTTAGCTAAAGAAGAAAATCTAGTTTTTAAAAGCGCAACTGATGACATAATAGCTCCGCATTTTGTAATGCATATAAGGGAAATGCTCTCAACAAAATATGGTGAAAAAACCATTGAACAAGGTGGATTAAAAATCTATACTACCCTTGATTTATATAAACAACAAATAGCTGAAGAGGTCTTAAAAAAACAAGCTGAAGAAAATCAAAAAACACACAATGCTTCCAATGCCTCGTTGGTCTCTATTGACCCTAAAAATGGCCAGGTTTTGGCCATGGTGGGCTCAAAAGATTATTTTGATGAATCTATAGATGGACAGGTTAATGTGGCCCTTAAAGACAGACAACCAGGATCTTCTTTTAAACCAATAGTCTATGCTCAAGCTTTTAGTAAGGGTTATAACATGAATACTATTGTTTATGATGTTCATACAAACTTTGCCGCCTCAGGAGATCCTTATGAGCCCAAAAACTACACTGGACAAGAGTATGGGGCTGTTAGTCTAAAAAGCGCCCTAGCTGGTTCTTTAAATATTGCATCTGTTAAAGCTTTTTATTTAGCTGGACCAAGGGAAACTCTTGATTTAGCTAAAGCCTTGGGATATACAACCCTACTTGATCCAGATAGATTTGGATTATCTCTTGTTTTAGGTGGAGGAGAAGTTAAATTACTTGAACACACTAACGCCTTTAGCGCCTTTGCGAGAGAGGGTTTGGTTAATAACCCATCTTTTATTTTAAAGGTTGAAGATAGGAATGGAAAAATTATTGAAGAGTTTAAACAAGAAGAAAGAAGGGTCTTAGATGGTAATGTAGCTAGACAAATTAATGCAATATTATCTGATAATAACGAAAGAGCTTATATTTTTGGCGCAAGAAGTTATTTAAACCTAGGAGATAGACCAGCTGGAGTTAAGACTGGAACAACCAATAACAATCGTGATGCTTGGACAGTTGGTTATACACCATCACTGGTTACTGGTGTTTGGGTTGGTAATAATGATAATTCACAAATGAAATCAACCGCTGATGGTAGTGTAGTGGCGGCCCCTATTTGGAATGAATATATGAAAAGGGTTTTAGGAAACGACAATATAGAAACTTTTAATAAGCCAGAAATAAAGCCAACAGGTAAATCCATACTTGATGGGGTTGGTTCTGAGGAAAAAGTTTTAAAAATAAACAAATTATCCGGACTCTTAGCTAATGAAAATACACCTGAAGAATATATCGAAGAAAAAACCTATAAAGAAGTTCGTTCTATTCTTTATTATGTAAACAAAAATGATCCACTAGGTCCTGCTCCAACTAATCCAGCTGATGATCCTCAGTTTAGTTTATGGGAAAACGCTATTAAAAATTGGGCTGAAAGAAATAATATAATAACAGAATCACCACCTACTGAATATGATAACAATCACACACAAGAAAATAAACCAATCTTTGAGTTAAATGTTGAAGATGGTTTTTCTACTCCTTTTTCTTATTTAAGTATTTCCATTAAAGCGTCGGCTCCCAGGGGTGTTACTACGGTGGAATATTTCTTAAATGGAACAATCCTACATAGTGCAAGTGAATATCCTTTTAGTATGGAAAAATCAATAGAGGGTACGCCAGCTGGTTTTAATGAATTAAAAGTGGTGGTTTGTGATGATATAAAAAACTGTAGTGAGAAAATAATAAATTTCAACTTAGTTAAATAACTATTTTCTTATTGGCATTATTAGGTGGGTATATTCACTACCACCCACCTCTCTAATAACACAAGGCGTATCTTTATTAACAACACTTAAAGAAACACCCTCAGTTGTTATTGAGTTTAAAACATCTATTAAGTAACGATAATTAAGTGTTATATCGTTATCTTCGCCATTTACAACACCTTCAAGTGACGCTTCAAATTCTCCTAATTGTCCAGAGGTAGAAGATATTGCTATGGTGTTTTTTTCTTTTGAAACAATTAAAATAATATCATTTATATTTGTTTTAGCAAAAATAGAGGCGGCTTTAATAAGTCTAATTAACTCTTTAGTTGAAACCTCTATTTTAGTTAAATGTTTATCTGGTATAATTGAGGAATATTCAGGATAGCGACCATCAATAACTCTAGAAACAACCTCAACCTCACCAATAACAAATAAACATTGGTTATCATTTATATAAAGGGAAACCTCTTTAATTTCTTCGCTTTGTCCTAAACTCGCTATTCTTACAACCTCCTGAAGTGTTTTAGTTGGAATAATTAAACGAGTACTTATCTTATTTTTATTATTTATTAAAACCTTTCTTTCACTTAATCTATAACTATCTGTTCCAACTAGGGTTATATTTTTTTCATCTATAACCATTAAAACCCCAGAAAGTTCTGGTTTGTTTTCATTTTGGGCGGTGGCAAAAATAACCTGATCAATGGCTTGTGAAAATTCTTGAGGATTAATCTTTATTTCATTTTCTTTTTTAATTTCCGGAATGAATGGAAACTCCTCGGAAGATGTTCCTTTTATTTTTGTTTTTGCTTGACCGCAGCTTATAATAAGTTCATCACCATCTTGCTTTATTTCAACTTTGTCATTGTCCATTAAAACAACGTACTCAGAAAGTAGTTTAGCGTCTACTGTATAAGAACCTTCTTCTTCAACTTTGCATCTTAAAATACTAGTTATACCTATCTCAAGATTGGTACTAACTAAAGAACAAGAACCTCCCTTAGCGCTTATCATAATATTATTCAAAATAGGTAAAGCAGTATTTTTAGATGTAACATGATTAACAGAGAAGACTGCTTGTCTAAGGTTTTTTTGTAGTGTTATTAATTTCATATATATAAATAACTAATAGTAATAATAAGGCTGTGGATTAGGTGGATAAATTAAATTTTATTTAAACACTAGCCTTTTTTTGTTGTTAAATTTGTGGATAGAGTCTGTGGAAAAAATCAGAGGTAATTGTTTATGATTTTTATATTGGTTTTATTTGGTTTTTTATTAATACTTTATACACCGTTAAAACACAGAAAATTACCGGGTTTTACACAACTTATTAAGCCCTATATTAAGCTTGCATAAGTTGCTTAATAGATACTATTTGTTGTTTTAATTTTGGGTTTATTTTTAAATCTTCATTTATTTTATTACAAGCATGAATAGCTGTTGTGTGATCTCTTCCACCAAGCTCTTTACCTATTAAAGGAAAAGAGGCACTTATTTCTTCTCTTAATAAATACATAGCTATTTGTCTTGGAAAAACTAATTCCTTTTTTCTACTTTTACCAATTAAATCCTTAGTGTTTATAGAGAAAAAATTAGCCACAGCGTCTATAATATTTTTACTAGTTAAAGACTTTTCTTGTATTTCAACTAAGGTGGTGGCTAGGGCTTTTTTGGTTGATTCAATTGTTGGTTGAAGGTTATTAAACTCATAATAAGTAATAAGCCTAGTTAAAGCTCCCTCAAGTTCTCTTATATTAGTGTTTATGTTATGAGCTAAATAATTAAGTATTTCTTCGTTTAGATGAAAGTTTTTTTCTTGGCATTTATGGGTAAGAATAGCTAGTTTTGTTTCAAGGTCTGGGGTGGTTATATCTGCTATCATTCCCCACTCAAAGCGCGATAAGAGCCTTTTTTCAAGCGCTGGGATAGCTTTAGGTGGTCTATCTGAGGTTAAAACTATTTGTCTATTTGTTTGGTGTAATTCATTAAAGGTATGAAAAAACTCTTCTTGTGTTCCATCCTTACCAGCCATAAACTGAATGTCATCAACTAGTAATAAATCAACATTTCTATATTTTTCTTTAAGTTGTTTAGCTCTTCCTGATCTAACCTCG
This genomic window from Patescibacteria group bacterium contains:
- the dnaN gene encoding DNA polymerase III subunit beta; translated protein: MKLITLQKNLRQAVFSVNHVTSKNTALPILNNIMISAKGGSCSLVSTNLEIGITSILRCKVEEEGSYTVDAKLLSEYVVLMDNDKVEIKQDGDELIISCGQAKTKIKGTSSEEFPFIPEIKKENEIKINPQEFSQAIDQVIFATAQNENKPELSGVLMVIDEKNITLVGTDSYRLSERKVLINNKNKISTRLIIPTKTLQEVVRIASLGQSEEIKEVSLYINDNQCLFVIGEVEVVSRVIDGRYPEYSSIIPDKHLTKIEVSTKELIRLIKAASIFAKTNINDIILIVSKEKNTIAISSTSGQLGEFEASLEGVVNGEDNDITLNYRYLIDVLNSITTEGVSLSVVNKDTPCVIREVGGSEYTHLIMPIRK
- a CDS encoding PBP1A family penicillin-binding protein is translated as MPIRPQSPQYWRNAKYKPKNPKNTADIRGGSYSSKKNKEKKEKGGFIKNIMGFVFSKKAFSLLFFLILALFLTGTITILWLSKGLPNPNRLMEREVAESTQIFDRTGQTVLYEIHGDEKRTMVVLENIPKHVRDATIAIEDKNFYKHRGISLWAIFRTAITNVLTGKKAGGSTLTQQFVKNAVLTSEKSYIRKAKEIIMAYRLEKKFSKDEILQLYFNEIPYGSNAYGIEAASQKYFGKNVTNLSLAEGAILAAIVQTPTRYSPYGPNKDLLLSRQHYVLDIMEEQGMISKEERDLAKEENLVFKSATDDIIAPHFVMHIREMLSTKYGEKTIEQGGLKIYTTLDLYKQQIAEEVLKKQAEENQKTHNASNASLVSIDPKNGQVLAMVGSKDYFDESIDGQVNVALKDRQPGSSFKPIVYAQAFSKGYNMNTIVYDVHTNFAASGDPYEPKNYTGQEYGAVSLKSALAGSLNIASVKAFYLAGPRETLDLAKALGYTTLLDPDRFGLSLVLGGGEVKLLEHTNAFSAFAREGLVNNPSFILKVEDRNGKIIEEFKQEERRVLDGNVARQINAILSDNNERAYIFGARSYLNLGDRPAGVKTGTTNNNRDAWTVGYTPSLVTGVWVGNNDNSQMKSTADGSVVAAPIWNEYMKRVLGNDNIETFNKPEIKPTGKSILDGVGSEEKVLKINKLSGLLANENTPEEYIEEKTYKEVRSILYYVNKNDPLGPAPTNPADDPQFSLWENAIKNWAERNNIITESPPTEYDNNHTQENKPIFELNVEDGFSTPFSYLSISIKASAPRGVTTVEYFLNGTILHSASEYPFSMEKSIEGTPAGFNELKVVVCDDIKNCSEKIINFNLVK
- the dnaA gene encoding chromosomal replication initiator protein DnaA; the protein is MNNEQLWQAVLGEMELNISRANFSTWFKQTYISSFDDGVIIVCTPSAFVKEYLEKKHTEDILKTLRSVSKEEIKEIKYLIKTKQKDREEMIYKEQPKALPPQNKPLIAVNRFGLNSHYVFSNFIVGKGNELAFAACQAVANNPGKAYNPLFIYGGVGLGKTHLLQAIGHELLKKTDKILYVTSEKFSNDYINEVRSGRAKQLKEKYRNVDLLLVDDIQFMAGKDGTQEEFFHTFNELHQTNRQIVLTSDRPPKAIPALEKRLLSRFEWGMIADITTPDLETKLAILTHKCQEKNFHLNEEILNYLAHNINTNIRELEGALTRLITYYEFNNLQPTIESTKKALATTLVEIQEKSLTSKNIIDAVANFFSINTKDLIGKSRKKELVFPRQIAMYLLREEISASFPLIGKELGGRDHTTAIHACNKINEDLKINPKLKQQIVSIKQLMQA